TAAATCCAAGAGTTGCAGCAGATGTAATAATTGGACCAATTGCTAATCCATCTAATCCATCTGTTAAATTAACAGCATTACTAGAACCAACGATAACGATAGCTCCGAAAATTACAAAGAAGCTCATCAGGTTAAAAACTGGCCCTTTAACAAATGGAACAAATAGTTGGGTGTCAATAACATTGAAATGTACCATAGCAAAGACAGCAATTAGGGCGGTTGCAAACTGCCACACAAGTTTACCTTTGGCCGAAACACCTTTTGTATTTCCTTTAGAAATCTTTGCATAGTCGTCGATAAAGCCGAGCACAAAATAGGATGCAGTTACACCACAGGTTATAAGAACTGGAACTGAATTAAAATTTCCAGTTATTAACAGTGTTAATAAGATTGTCCCCAAAATAAAGACACCACCCATTGTAGGTGTACCTGCTTTTTTTAAATGAGACTCTGGGCCATCATCACGTATAACTTGGCCAAACTGCTTACGCTGCATGAATCCAATAAAATACTTACCCCAAATAATTGAGATAACTGTTGCAAGCAAGAAGGCCACAACTGTTCTAAATGTGATGTATTTAAAAATGTTAAAAGCAAAGAATTCATCCCTTAGGGGATAGAGGAAATGATACAGCATGTAATCACCTAGTTTTTAAATTATATTACATAGTTATATCTATTAGCCTCTCTAGTTGTAAAGAACGAGAAGCTTTTAAAAAAATATAATCATACGAATTTAATACTGTAGGCCAATTTGAGATAAAATCTTCAAGATTTATATAAGTTTCGGACGCACCGCCAAATTTATTTTGGTAAAAATTAGCAAATCGGCCAATGAAAATTGAGTTTTTAATACCTAGATCATTTAATAACTCGGCAATGCTCTCGTGATGCTCTTGGGTCTTATCGCCTAATTCATTCATATCACCAATTATGAAGATAACATTTTTAGTATCTGGAACTTGCTTGGCAAACTCTCTGATTGCAAGCCTCATTGAAGTTGGGTTTGCATTGTAGGCATCTAAATATATTTTTGAATGATCAACATTAATCCACTGGGCCCTTTTATTTTCAGGAAGCCTTAGTTTTTTTAACTCGTGAAATAAACTCAGTGAAAAAATATTTTCTAAAACAAAACATGAAGATTGTACATTCCAGCGATTATAAGACTCTTTAATAAACTCACTTTCAAATTCGTAAACATTATCCTTACTTACAGGTACAACTTTTTCTGTAACATCTAAAGTTGCTAGTTTCTCATCTTCTAAATTTAAAAAGAATTTTTTACCATGGTCGTTAATCCAACGATAAAGCGCAGACTTTTCTGTCAGAACACCATTAAGATCAATTAGAAATTCAGTATGGGCATGACCAATATTTGTAATATAACCGTAGTCAGGTTGTGCAATTTTACAAAGTACTTCAATCTCGCCAAAGTGATTAGTTCCCATTTCAACAATGGCAAACTTATGTTCATCTTTAATAGAAAATATAGTTAGAGGGACACCAATATGATTATTTAAATTACCTTGTGTACATATAACTGCATCGTGAAGAAATGATTTTGCTAACGAGTAAAGTAGCTCTTTCGTAGTCGTCTTCCCATTAGAACCAGTAAGTCCAAAAACGAAACCACCATGATTCTTCCACTCAACAATTCGAAACTTAGCTGCTTCTTGTAAGAAAGAAAGGCTATCTTCAACTAAAAAGAAACATATCTCTTTATACTTTTCATAAAGTTCTTTTATCTCTTCTTCTCTTTCTTTAGAGTGAGTTAAGACAATTGCTTTTGCGCCGTTCTTTATCGCATCTTCAATAAAATTATAAGCATCAAAACGCTCGCCTTTTAGAGCAATAAATGTGTTCTTATCTTCAGGCATACGAGAGTCTGTTGATAATAAAATATCAATATCTCTATCATTACCAATATTTTTAATAAGACCTGAAACTTTATTTAAATCAGAAATTAACATAATTCCCCTAATGCACTCTTTACTTCTTCAATATCACTAAAATGATATTTCACACCTTTAATATCTTGATATTCTTCATGTCCTTTTCCAGCAATAATTACTGCGGTAGGACGTTCATATTCTTTTACATAAGTATGTATGGCCTCTTTGCGATCAACAATAATATCTACGACTTCTTTATTACCTTTAAGAATATCTTTAATAATCTCATTCGGATCTTCATTTCTTGGATTGTCACTTGTTACAACAACCTTATCACTGAACTCCAATGCAGCTGAAAGCATTTTTGGACGCTTTGTACGATCACGATCCCCACCACAGCCAAAGATTGTAACAATGTCATATGATCCAAAATGTTTCTTAGTTTCACGACAAATATTTACAATAGCATCAGGAGTATGAGCATAATCCACTATGAATACACTATCGCCCTTTCTAAAAAGATTAAATCTTCCCTTAGGTAAAGATAGTTTTATTTTTCTATTTAATTTTAAGCTAGAGGCTTTATCACAAAGAGCGAATGCTAACTCTAAATTATCGACATTGTAGCTGAGGTTAAACTCCTCACCATAAATATTTTCAACACAAGAAGCTAAGTTAAATTTAAGCTTAGACTTGAATTCATTTTCTTGAGTACGAGGTATGAAAAAATTTGAATCACTATAATTTGCAAGTTTTGCTTTAGCATTAAAATAGGACTCCATCGTTCCATGATAATCGAGATGGTCTTGAGTAAAGTTTGTCCAGCCAATTGAATCAAACTTCATCTTCTTAACTCTCTCCTGCTCCAGCGCATGAGAACTTACTTCTAAACAGAAGTAATTAATATCCTTAAGCTTAAAAATGATTCTTCTTAAATCAATAAAAGATGGCGTCGTCGCAGATAGACTTTCCAGCACTTCATCTTCACCTTTAATGACACCAACGGTTCCTATACTACATGCACTTAAGCCGTTAGCATTAAGAATAAGCTGACAAAGGTGAGCAACAGAAGACTTTCCGTTAGTACCTGTTATTCCAATTAACTTTACTTCACGATTAATTGGATACAGCTCCTCAACCAACTCTTCTTGTAATTTATAAAAATCACACTCGTCAACAACGAGTGTATCAACATCTGCAACTTCTCGATTCGTAATGACTAGTCCGGCACGACCTTTTTGATAACGTTGGCGAAATAGTTCAACAGCTTTCTCGTTATCATGTATTCGATAAAAAGCGATATCACACGGCTTTGCTTGATCTAAGTTTGTCGTAAGGTCAGTAAGACCTTCCAAAAGAATATTGTACTTATTAATTAAATCATTCATATGTAGGTGGGGCGTACTTTAGTTTTACAACGACATCGCCATCGCGAGAACTACCAGCTTCAGGAGTTTGCTCCAGAACAACCCCCACACCAATATGACTTAGATCGATTTCTAACTTTTGAGCAAGGGCCATTGCTGACTTCTTATCAAGTCCAACAAAGTTAGGAACAGAACCCCTACCAGTGTAGCGTTTTGCAGACTGAACACGTTTTACAGAATCAAAGGCCATATCATTTTTATAAGTCTCATTTTCGGCAAGACCTTCAAACTCTTTGTTCTTATAGAGAAGATATTCTGTCACTTTTCTAAAAACAGGCCCGGCGACCGAATTTCCGTAATATGACTTACCTCGTGCTGGTTTATCAACATATGAGTAAACGACAAATTTCTTTTTAACTCCAACCGGAAAGCCTAGGAAGCCAGGAATATAACCCGTATAGCGTCCATTATTATCAGCTCTTTGAGCAGTTGAAGTTTTTGCAGCGATCTTAAAGTAAGGAATTTTTCCTTTTCTTGCTGTACCACGATCAACTGTATTTACCATCATCTTAGTAATTGATTTAGCAACATCTACTGGGATAACTCTTTTTGATTTTACTTTCTTAGGATCATCAACTTTTAAGATAGTTGGCTTTACATAAACACCATCATTCGAGATTGCAGCAAAAGCAGCCAGCATTTGAATCCCTGTTGTTGCAACACCTTGACCAAAGCTAATATTACTTAAAGAAAGTGGAGATACGTTTTTATCATCAGTAAAAATTCCACGAGATTCGGCCGGAAGTTCAATTCCCGTTTTTTCACCAATTTTAAAATCATTTAGTGTCTTCTTAAGTTTTGGAAAAGTTAAATCAAATGCAATTTTCGTTGTTCCAATATTTGAAGAGTACATAAGGATCTCTTCAACAGATAACCACTCAAACTTTTTTCTCGATTCAGCTTCCTTAATAATATGATCTTCAACCTTAAGGCGGCCTTGTTCACAATAATAATTAGTATCAGGTCGTACAACTTTATTTTCTAGGGCCGAAGCAAGTGTTAAAACCTTAAGAGTTGATCCTGGTTCAAATGGGTCACTAATAAAAGCAAGCTTACGATCACTTCCCTTCGAATCACTAACATCATTTGGATCGAATGTAGGATAATTGGCCATAGCAATAATTTCACCGGTCTCAGCATCCATGACACCGACACCGCCACGTTTTGCATCAACTTTTTCAACAGCTTCTTTAATCGCCTTTTCAGCTACTGCTTGAACTTCCTTATCTATAGAAAGGTAAACATCGTTTGCTCTTTCTGTTGGAATATTTTGACTAACGTATCTTACAGGACGACCTTTATTGTCTTTAAAGTATTTAATAATTTGAGGCTCACCTCTGAGTTCTTTATCAAAGCGATGCTCAATTCCTGCCAGTCCATTATTATCGAGTCCAACAAAGCCTAAAGTTTGTGCAGCAAGCTCGTGATTTGGATAAATACGCTTTGGAATTTCTTCAATATAAATCCCCTTAAGCTTTTTAATCTGTGTAACTTGTTCTTCTGTCAGCTTTGACTTTCTTGTAATCCAAGTAAATCGATTTCTCTCAAGAGCCTTCTTTGCGATACCATCAAGCTCCATCTCAGGAAGAATTACCTTAAGTTTTTCATAAACTTTCTTATCTGAGATATTCTTTGGAATAGTAAAGATTGAGTAGGTTCTAATATTAATTGCGAGAGGGTTTCCATTGCGATCATAAATATGACCACGTCTCGGAAAGACTTTTCTTTCTCTAAAAAATTGTTTTTTTGATTGTGATAATAAGTGTCCACGATCAACAACTTGAATACGAAATGCTTTTACGAGTATTGCAACAAAAGCAATTGTAAAAATTGCGTATATAACTTTTAATCTGTTTTTTAAATTATTATCACTCACTACACTTACTTCTTAGCTGGAACAACAATGATTTGATGTTGCTTCGGCTGTGCTAAGTTATAATTACGGGCCATCTTTCTCAAATTAGATACAGATAGAAGTCTAGCTTTTTTAGCTTTTAACTCTTTTCCCTCAACTTTAATTCTCTCTACTTCTTTTTTTACAGTTGCGATCTCATAATTAAGCTCAATCCCTTTCATTCTAAAAAGTACGAATAAAACTGTAATCACAACTAAACTAAGAACAATTGGTAAACCTTGTGAACTAAGAACAACTCCCTTGATCTTATTTCCAATACCTTCCTTCTTAGATTTTGTTCGACTCATCCTTGAGGCCATTTAACAATCTCCTATTGTTATAAATTTTCAATCTTTGAAAACTTCTCATATTTATTTTTCGACTTCTTGCTTGCAACACGCTTAAGCACTCTAAGTTTTGCGCTTCTTGAGCGAGAGTTTTCAGCAATCTCGTCATCACTTGGAATAATTGGCTTTTTTACTTCATTTTCAAAAAGCATCTCACCAAGTCCATTTTTTTCATAATCTTTAAAAAGCTTCTTCACAATTCTATCTTCTAAAGAATGAAAACTTATAATTAATATTCTACCACCAATCTTTAATAATGGTAGCACCTGATTAATTACGTCAGTTATTACATCCAACTCGCGATTAACTTCTATACGCAGTGCTTGAAAGCATTTTGTCGCCGGATGAATTCGACCAAATTGTAATTTTTTTGGATAGCAATCTTTAATTAAATCGGCCAATTGAAATGTTGTATTAATCGAACCATTCTTATCTCGCTCAAGAACTATGCGCTCAGCAATTCTCCACGCATACTTTTCTTCGCCGTAATCTCTAAATAGGTTGGCCAGATCTTGCGCTGAATAACGATTGATAATATCTTTGGCCGTTTGAATATTGTCATTATCGTAGTCCATACGCATATCAAGCGGAGCGTCAACACGAAATGAAAACCCACGAGAACCTTCATCAAAATGATGAGAAGAAACTCCTAGATCAAGAAGAACACCATTTAGCCCGCCGTTTGCTTCGACAAGATCAGCATGATTATCCATGACAATATTTTTAAAGTGGCAAAAGTTGGAGTCGTGTAGGAAGAGTCTATCTTCAACTCCATTCTTCTTAATCAATTCACGACCGTTCTTTAAAGCATCAGGATCTTGGTCAAAAGATATAAGCTTGGCCTTATGCTCCCTTTTAACAATCGCCAAAGAGTGGCCGCCGGCCCCAAATGTACAGTCAGCAAAAAGCAACTGATCATGTTCTTCTTTGTCTAAATAAAGATAGTCGAGACATTCTTTCTTTAAGACGGAATAGTGCTCTTTATATTCTTCAACCATTAAATAACCTTATTTTATAAGTAGTTAGCAGTTATAAAATTCATGAAAAAAGTGAACAAACTTTTAAAATCTTTCATTCATTTGACTTGTATACACTACCAATGCCAAAATTTTACATCTAGCGCAAGGAATTTAAAAGTACTATGAGAGATACTGATTTAATTTTAAATAAATATATTGAATCAAAAGTTTTAGATTTTAAGAATCGTGTTAATGCTTATAGCGCGAGAAAGAATTATTCTAAATCTTTTTTAAACTCTGCTAAAGAATTAACAAAGTCTGATATAGTTGAAAGATTCAATTTAGTTAAGAATAATCTCTCTCCAAATGATGCCGTTAAACTGATGCGAAACCTTGTCACATCTAGTGCATGGATCAGCTTTTCTTCAGCTCGCTATATACATTCACTTACAAATTTTAAAAGCTTCGACAATAAATTTGACTTTGATAAAGTTAATTATAGGTTCTTCAATGACCTCAAATCTCGCAAACCAATTGATCTATCAGATGAAGAAATATTTAAAATCATTTATAACGAAGTTGAATATGCTAAGTACCATCCAAATTATATTTCAAATTTAGAAGAACCAAAAACAGACATTACTATTGTCTTAATTCCAGGTGTTTTTAATGAGTTGTTTTCAACACCTTCCTTTGAACGCGCATGCCAACACCTTAAAACAAAATTTAATATTAAATATTACACACCGGAAGTTAATGGTTTTGATAATTGCTTAAAGAATGCAAAGTCACTGCGTAAACAAATTTCAAAATATGTAAGTGATAACCCTAATGAAAAGCTATGGTTGATCGCCTTTTCTAAGGGAGGTCTAGACTCGCTCCACTACCTAGTTGATTATAGTGAAGAGCAAGATGCTATTGTAGGTCTTTCAACAATAGCCTCACCAATTCTAGGCTCTAATTCGTTTAATAAGAAATTTATCAAAACGCTAAATCTCATACATAATTTTTCAGACTCAAAGCTTTATCAATTAATTGATGGCAAAAAGGATATCTTAGCAAAAGAAATGCAGAAGTCACTTTCTTCTACTTTTCGTAGGCCATGGCTGAGAAATAACCACCAAAAGCTTAATCAAAATATTTTCTATACCTCGATTGGCTTCTCAGCAAAATGGTATGAAAGTCACCTTTGGATGATTCTCATGAAGATGTTTATAAGAAGTAAAAAAGATAATGACGGAGTTGTTGATACAGAAAGCTCATTATTTCCATACTATTTTGAAAGAGGTATCAAACTTGGTATTTTAGATGGTCATCACCTTATTGGAAGAAGATCTTCTTTCTACTGCCAAGAGGCTTTAATTGAGGCCCATATTCACTTTCTAAAGTATAAAGGGCTACTCTTTTAAGCCGCCCTTTAAATTCATCAATACTAATTTTGACATTGTTTTAAGAGTTTCAAAAACTCCAATACCTTTAACAGCTACAGCATCAAAGGCCGGCCTTTCATCTGCATTGAGTGTTTGATTCATGTCCTCAACAGGCGTAACATTTGGAAGATCTCTTTTATTCCACTGGAACACAATTGGAATCTGATCAATATCATAACCTTGCTCAGTAAGGTTTGCTTCAAGACTTTTAAGTGATTCAATATTGGCTTCCATTCTCTCAAGCTGAGAGTCGGCGACAAAGATCACACCATCAACCCCACGTAGAATTAGCTTGCGTGATGACTCATAAAAGACTTGTCCTGGAACTGTATATAAGTGAAAGCGAGTTTTAAAACCTCTTATTTCACCTAGATCAAGCGGTAAGAAATCAAAGAAAATTGTTCTTTCATTTTCTGAGTCAAGAGAAACCATCTCTCCTTTACTACCACCAGCAGTTTTCTGATAAATATATTGAATATTCGTTGTCTTACCACCAAGTCCTGGCCCGTAATAAACGATCTTACAATTAATTTCCTTCGTATTATAATTTACAAAAGACATGTGGCCCCCGTTATCCTAAAACGCCTGCAAAGAGGTCATCGACTTCGTTATCACTTATATCATCGAATAGAAAAACTTCATTTGGATCACTATCCCCTGATATATGTGCTTCAATAAATTCTGGAAGCTTTGATTCAATACTTCTAATTCTTGCTTTTAACTTTGCCGGATTATCCACATCAAAATAAATAAGACTTAGATAGATATCATCAAAGAGACCTGAGAGCTTTGTAATATAAATCCCTTTTGAAGAAGTTGCGTAATTGAATCTAAATTCGTCTTGCGTTTCTTCAGGGATAAATTGTGAAAGAACTGAACTTGCCTGCCAAACACCTGCAATAAGAGCACCAGCAGTATCACTATCGAAATCAGTTTCAACACTTTTAAACGAATATAGTGGAATACCATCCTGACGACAAACAATTAAGCCACTATTTACTAGAGAATCTAGTCCACTATACTCTCTAAAAAACTCTTGAATAACGACTTCGATGTTATCCATAAACCTTCCTTACATTTTGGTTTTATTTTCTAATGCCTTAGATATAGTCATTGTATCTAAGTAGTCGAGATTCCCACCCATAGGAATCCCAAAGCCAATTCTATCAACATTAACATCATCTGAAAGAACCGATTTAATATAACTACAAGTTGCATCACCCTCAACAGATGGACCAATAGCTAAAATTACAGATTTGATACCGAGAACATCAACACGCTTCTTAAGCTTATCAATGTTTAACTCCGATGGACCAACACCTAAAAGAGGATTTAGTACTCCTCCTAGAACATGATACAGCCCTCTGTATTGGCCACTTCTCTCAATGGCCATGTAATCAGTTATCGATTCAACAATACAAATCTCAGTTGATTCTTTACGATGGATATCGCTACAAACAGCACAGATATCTTCATCTGCAAAGACACCACATTGATTACATTTTTTTAACTCTGCTAATTCATTTAGTGCAACAGCAAAGTCTCCTAATTCTTCCTTAGTCCACTTTGCTAAGCTAAGAACGTGTCTTAAAGCACTCTTTTCTCCAATGCCTGGCACTTTAGAAAATGAATCAACAAGGTTATTAATTCTTTCAGGTAGTTTCATTAAGTTTTAGCCTTAGAAAAGTCCTGGAATATTTAGTCCACCAGTAACTTTGCTCATCGCATTTGAAACCATATCTTGAGATTCTTTAATTGCCTGGTTAACTGCAGTTAAAACAAGATCTTCAAGAGTTTCAACATCATTTGGATCTACTGCTTCAGGATCAATCGTGATAGCTTGAATCTCTTGCTTACCAGTGATTTTAATTTTGATAGCACCACCACCTGAAGAAACCTCTAGTTCACGCTTTTCAAGCTCTTTTTGAAGTGTACTAATTTTTTGCTGCATTTGCTGTGCCTGTTTCATTAGGCCTTGCATTCCCTTTGCCATTTTATTCTCCAATTTTATTCATCTTCATTTAAGATTATTTTATCAATTTTAGAGTTAAATATTGAACTGGCCAACTGAAGCATTTCATCACCTTCAATTTCCTTTCTTTGATTTTGTTTTTCAATATTTTCATTCTCTATATTAATTTCAAATTTTGATTTAAAGTCTGTTTCTTCAGCTTTCTTTTTTTCGACTAGCTCAATTGATAAATCAATCTCTTGCACTTGAAAATATTTTCTAAGATGCTCTCTAACCTTTTCAAGCGTTTCCTGATTATTCATATGATCAAAGAAAACTTTTGCACCAGTAGGGTAACCGATAAGTAGGGATACCTTGTCTAACTGAACAACTAATTCACCAATTAAATTCCCCTGCTCCATATTCGCACCCATTACAGGTGAAGTCTTTGCTAGAAATTGAAGAAAGCCGTCCCAAGACTTAGGGCCTTCAATAACAACTTCGTCCTCAATGGATTTAGTATCATCTACTTCTGGTTCTTGTGTCTCTTCACTAGATTCTTTTTGTGGTTCTATAGGATCATCAAAAATAATTTTATGAGGCTTCGGGGCTTCTTCTGTTAAAGCTTCCTCAACTTCAGTCTCAGGTGTGGGGCTAGATTGTGGTTGAACTTCTTCAGTAGCTACTTCTTCAGTCACGGCCACAACTTGGGCCTTAGGCTTTCCCGTGCTATCCTCCACTTGAGTGTCTGCAATTATCTGATGTCTTAATGCAACCTTTCTCATAGCAAGAAGTGTTGCATCTGTTGGAATAATTGATTCAAGCGTCCACGAAAAGTCTTTAGCAAGTGTTTCATATACCCAGTAAAGTTCTGCCCGTGATATACGATCAAATATATCTCCGTCTACTTTTGAAAGGACTCTCGACTTATCATTAAAATCTTTTGCAATTACAATTGAAAATAGATTTTCAAGTAAAGACTTTACGATATTTTGTAGAGAGATATTTTGTGAAATTAGAGCATTAAATGTATTAGTCAGCTCCTCAATATTTTCTGAAAGAGTAGAATCAATTAATGTTTTAATTGAACTTAGCTTTGCGATCCCAAGGGCCTGAGCAAAGATATCCTCTGTAATTTCTTGACCAAACGAAAAGCTTAAAACTTGATCAAATAAAGAAAGTGTATCCCTAAATGAACCATTACCTAGCTTCGCTAGTGTTTCAATTAACTCTGAATTAGCAAAAACAATATTTTCAAGCTGCGCAATATGAATAATATGAGACTTAAGCTCTTCAACTGTTGCATTTACAAAGTCGAAACGCTGACATCTTGAAAGAACTGTTCCAAGAAGCTTTTCTGGCTCAGTTGTCGCCATTAAGAATACGGCATGTTCCGGTGGCTCCTCTAAAGTTTTTAGAAGGGCATTGAAGGCACTATTTGATAACATGTGAACTTCATCAATAATATAAACTTTATACTTTCCACTAGATGGAAGATAAGAAATATTACTAATCAGCTCTCTTACATCATCAACACTATTATTAGATGCACCATCGATTTCAACGACATTCATTGAAGCCGCAGAATCAAAGTCCTGACACGCACTACATTCACCACATGGGTTCTGGTTCTCATCACGAGTTTCACATCTTAGGGCTTTTGCAAAAATTCTGGCTATCGTTGTTTTACCAATTCCACGCGTACCAGAAAAGATATAGGCATGACCTAGTCGATCTTCTCTTAGCGAATTAACTATTGTTTTAACGATATGTTCTTGCCCAACAAAATCTTGAAATTTTGCAGGACGATATTTTCTGGCCAAGACCTGATATGACATTAAGCACCATCACTTTATATGATTTAAAAATTTTACTTGTTAACTATAGGAAAAATTATAGGTATTGGAAAGGGGCAGCCGATACAAACACAATGCAACAAAAGTTACCGTTGCTTCGTTCCCGACCTGGCGGAGTTAGCCCCGCTGCATTTGTCTGACCGGCTACCGAACATGAATATAATATTTATCTTAGCATGATGTCAATGAAAGCTAGTATTTAATGATAATCGTCTCACCTTTGAGACTCACTGAGTCGGAATTAATGAATTTCATCACAAATTTCAAAACGAATTTTGTTGCTGTCATACCTGCTACTCTTGCTCGGTTAACTTTAATTCTCACCTCACGTTGCTCTGGATGAACATCGAGTTTTCCAGCGGCCTTAAATTTAAAAGTGAAAAGAGATTTTAGCTTGGCCGTCATATTAAAGTGGCCATCAGCAACAGTAATCTTTAGATCCCTAATACGATTTTTAGCAGAATCTTTCTTATCTTCACTTATCTTTTGAATACTAAAGTCAGATCTTCTAAGACATCCTTCATAAATTGAAACAGCATCCACTTCCTTATCAGATGGATCTATTTTTACACAACGTGCCTCTATCTTAGTGAAAGTAAATTCACCATTTTTAGTTTGGGCCTCTAGTTGATTAGCGATTAGTCCAAGGTGCTCCTTTTCAAAATAAAGCTGTCCATCAAAAACATTAAATGGCATCCCCTCTCTAAGTAGCTTAATCTCCTTTCCAGCAATTTGTGACTCTTCTAAACAACCTGCGAAGATCATATCAAGATTAAAAGTTGTTAAATTGGGATCTTTATAACAATCAATATTAATATTTTTAAAATTGATTGAACTATTTAAAAGGTTACCAGAAGCGCTCTGCGCATCGATGACTATTGAATCTTCTTCAAATGCAACTTCCTTTCCGCGAATATTTACATTAGATTGGCTAGCACCACTTTGAGTAATTTCCACGATTGCAAATTCCTTACCTTCAAGTGGCTTAATGTGCATATCTTTTAAACAGATTTCATCTAAGTTAAATGTAAACTCATCACTTTGACATTTAATATCAACATCTTTGATATCAAAAAGAAATTGCTCAGCACCAACACTTAGCTGTGGGCCACTTGCAAAAAAGCCAGTTTCTGAAAATTCGATTTTAGCTTCTTTCGCATAAATCATATTGAGTAAATCAATCTCAGTAAATTGTGGAAGATGAGTCGTAAGGTTTAAATTATCTTTTTGAAAAT
The DNA window shown above is from Bacteriovorax sp. BAL6_X and carries:
- the mraY gene encoding phospho-N-acetylmuramoyl-pentapeptide-transferase, which encodes MLYHFLYPLRDEFFAFNIFKYITFRTVVAFLLATVISIIWGKYFIGFMQRKQFGQVIRDDGPESHLKKAGTPTMGGVFILGTILLTLLITGNFNSVPVLITCGVTASYFVLGFIDDYAKISKGNTKGVSAKGKLVWQFATALIAVFAMVHFNVIDTQLFVPFVKGPVFNLMSFFVIFGAIVIVGSSNAVNLTDGLDGLAIGPIITSAATLGFIAYATGHREIASYLFVPYVENVGELAVIGAAIVGAGVGFLWYNTYPAQIFMGDVGSLALGGTLGTMAVLTRSELLFVIIGGVFVAEAVSVILQVASYKTRKKRIFKMAPIHHHFELLGWAEPKVIVRFWIISIFLAILAIATLKMR
- the murF gene encoding UDP-N-acetylmuramoyl-tripeptide--D-alanyl-D-alanine ligase, whose protein sequence is MLISDLNKVSGLIKNIGNDRDIDILLSTDSRMPEDKNTFIALKGERFDAYNFIEDAIKNGAKAIVLTHSKEREEEIKELYEKYKEICFFLVEDSLSFLQEAAKFRIVEWKNHGGFVFGLTGSNGKTTTKELLYSLAKSFLHDAVICTQGNLNNHIGVPLTIFSIKDEHKFAIVEMGTNHFGEIEVLCKIAQPDYGYITNIGHAHTEFLIDLNGVLTEKSALYRWINDHGKKFFLNLEDEKLATLDVTEKVVPVSKDNVYEFESEFIKESYNRWNVQSSCFVLENIFSLSLFHELKKLRLPENKRAQWINVDHSKIYLDAYNANPTSMRLAIREFAKQVPDTKNVIFIIGDMNELGDKTQEHHESIAELLNDLGIKNSIFIGRFANFYQNKFGGASETYINLEDFISNWPTVLNSYDYIFLKASRSLQLERLIDITM
- a CDS encoding Mur ligase family protein, producing MNDLINKYNILLEGLTDLTTNLDQAKPCDIAFYRIHDNEKAVELFRQRYQKGRAGLVITNREVADVDTLVVDECDFYKLQEELVEELYPINREVKLIGITGTNGKSSVAHLCQLILNANGLSACSIGTVGVIKGEDEVLESLSATTPSFIDLRRIIFKLKDINYFCLEVSSHALEQERVKKMKFDSIGWTNFTQDHLDYHGTMESYFNAKAKLANYSDSNFFIPRTQENEFKSKLKFNLASCVENIYGEEFNLSYNVDNLELAFALCDKASSLKLNRKIKLSLPKGRFNLFRKGDSVFIVDYAHTPDAIVNICRETKKHFGSYDIVTIFGCGGDRDRTKRPKMLSAALEFSDKVVVTSDNPRNEDPNEIIKDILKGNKEVVDIIVDRKEAIHTYVKEYERPTAVIIAGKGHEEYQDIKGVKYHFSDIEEVKSALGELC
- a CDS encoding penicillin-binding transpeptidase domain-containing protein; the encoded protein is MSDNNLKNRLKVIYAIFTIAFVAILVKAFRIQVVDRGHLLSQSKKQFFRERKVFPRRGHIYDRNGNPLAINIRTYSIFTIPKNISDKKVYEKLKVILPEMELDGIAKKALERNRFTWITRKSKLTEEQVTQIKKLKGIYIEEIPKRIYPNHELAAQTLGFVGLDNNGLAGIEHRFDKELRGEPQIIKYFKDNKGRPVRYVSQNIPTERANDVYLSIDKEVQAVAEKAIKEAVEKVDAKRGGVGVMDAETGEIIAMANYPTFDPNDVSDSKGSDRKLAFISDPFEPGSTLKVLTLASALENKVVRPDTNYYCEQGRLKVEDHIIKEAESRKKFEWLSVEEILMYSSNIGTTKIAFDLTFPKLKKTLNDFKIGEKTGIELPAESRGIFTDDKNVSPLSLSNISFGQGVATTGIQMLAAFAAISNDGVYVKPTILKVDDPKKVKSKRVIPVDVAKSITKMMVNTVDRGTARKGKIPYFKIAAKTSTAQRADNNGRYTGYIPGFLGFPVGVKKKFVVYSYVDKPARGKSYYGNSVAGPVFRKVTEYLLYKNKEFEGLAENETYKNDMAFDSVKRVQSAKRYTGRGSVPNFVGLDKKSAMALAQKLEIDLSHIGVGVVLEQTPEAGSSRDGDVVVKLKYAPPTYE
- a CDS encoding septum formation initiator, with the protein product MASRMSRTKSKKEGIGNKIKGVVLSSQGLPIVLSLVVITVLFVLFRMKGIELNYEIATVKKEVERIKVEGKELKAKKARLLSVSNLRKMARNYNLAQPKQHQIIVVPAKK
- the rsmH gene encoding 16S rRNA (cytosine(1402)-N(4))-methyltransferase RsmH, with translation MVEEYKEHYSVLKKECLDYLYLDKEEHDQLLFADCTFGAGGHSLAIVKREHKAKLISFDQDPDALKNGRELIKKNGVEDRLFLHDSNFCHFKNIVMDNHADLVEANGGLNGVLLDLGVSSHHFDEGSRGFSFRVDAPLDMRMDYDNDNIQTAKDIINRYSAQDLANLFRDYGEEKYAWRIAERIVLERDKNGSINTTFQLADLIKDCYPKKLQFGRIHPATKCFQALRIEVNRELDVITDVINQVLPLLKIGGRILIISFHSLEDRIVKKLFKDYEKNGLGEMLFENEVKKPIIPSDDEIAENSRSRSAKLRVLKRVASKKSKNKYEKFSKIENL